A stretch of the Glycine soja cultivar W05 chromosome 13, ASM419377v2, whole genome shotgun sequence genome encodes the following:
- the LOC114382061 gene encoding O-acyltransferase WSD1-like, translated as MERFDGEEIEEPVSPTGQYLTSSSLSVYILGVLETEVPIDDSQTVPLLQNLFLPINSRFSSIMIRDKNGEKRWKKVEVKLEDHIKVPTFPNGKSSNFLYDEYLDEYLSTIAVEYLPHNRPLWELHIIKYPTNNAKGTLVFKLHHALGDGFSLMGALLSCMQRADNTSLPFTLPSSLRPKASISNTKGVFKKLPSIFFQTISEFGWSFLKSNMIEDDQTPIRSCAEDFKTRQITISDVTFSLDLIKEVKSKLGVSINDVLAGVIFFGIRLYMQEINLKSSQTQSTALVLLNTRNIEGYKSVKEMINKTNSRSSWGNQYAFLHVPIPELSDSKYANPLEFIREAHMDMTKKKNSLATPLTGMLLDMLRKLRGPEAAARYLRNTLRNSSTTISNIIGPVEQMAVANHPIKGFYFMVAGSPESLTMTIMSYMGKIRIAFGVEKDFIDKQLFKSCLENSLEMIKEAAKKIST; from the exons ATGGAAAGATTTGATGGAGAAGAAATTGAAGAGCCAGTGAGTCCAACAGGGCAATACTTGACAAGCTCTTCACTGAGTGTGTACATTCTTGGTGTCTTGGAAACTGAGGTTCCCATCGATGACTCTCAAACCGTGCCACTGCTTCAGAATCTCTTCCTTCCCATCAACTCACGTTTCTCGTCCATCATG ATTAGGGACAAAAATGGGgagaaaaggtggaaaaaaGTTGAAGTTAAGCTGGAGGACCATATCAAAGTTCCTACATTTCCCAATGGCAAGTCATCCAACTTCTTATATGATGAATACCTTGATGAGTACCTGTCCACAATAGCTGTGGAATATTTGCCACATAATAGGCCACTATGGGAACTTCACATTATTAAATACCCAACAAACAATGCTAAGGGTACCTTGGTGTTCAAACTCCACCATGCCCTTGGGGATGGCTTCTCTCTCATGGGTGCCCTTCTTTCATGCATGCAAAGAGCTGACAACACCTCTCTTCCCTTCACACTCCCATCAAGCCTAAGACCCAAAGCATCAATTTCCAACACCAAAGGGGTTTTCAAGAAATTGCCCTCCATTTTCTTCCAAACCATATCCGAATTTGGATGGAGTTTCTTGAAAAGTAACATGATTGAAGATGATCAAACACCAATAAGGTCTTGTGCGGAAGACTTCAAGACTCGCCAAATTACCATCTCAGATGTCACCTTCTCCTTGGATCTTATCAAAGAAGTGAAATCCAAACTTGGAGTG AGCATAAATGATGTGCTTGCTGGGgtaattttttttggcattCGGCTATACATGCAAGAAATTAATCTGAAATCGAGCCAAACCCAATCCACAGCACTGGTGTTGCTGAACACAAGAAATATTGAAGGTTACAAGTCTGTTAAGGAGATGATTAACAAGACCAATAGTCGTTCTTCATGGGGGAATCAATATGCCTTTTTGCATGTTCCAATTCCAGAGCTTAGTGATTCCAAATATGCAAACCCACTTGAGTTTATAAGGGAAGCCCATATGGATatgaccaaaaagaaaaattctttgGCCACTCCTCTCACTGGCATGCTTCTAGATATGCTCAGAAAACTCAGAGGTCCTGAG GCTGCAGCTAGATACCTGCGCAATACTTTAAGAAACTCAAGCACAACAATCTCAAACATCATTGGACCAGTGGAGCAAATGGCTGTGGCTAATCATCCAATTAAAGGGTTTTACTTCATGGTAGCTGGTTCACCTGAG AGTCTCACCATGACGATCATGAGCTACATGGGAAAGATAAGAATTGCATTTGGAGTAGAGAAGGACTTCATCGACAAGCAATTATTCAAGTCGTGTTTGGAGAATTCTCTTGAGATGATAAAGGAAGCAGCAAAAAAGATTTCGACATAA